A genomic window from Labeo rohita strain BAU-BD-2019 chromosome 6, IGBB_LRoh.1.0, whole genome shotgun sequence includes:
- the tshba gene encoding thyroid stimulating hormone subunit beta a isoform X2, translating into MSPVYVVGMLGLLMKVAMPMCAPTEYTIYIERQECNYCVAVNTTICMGFCFSRDSNVKELVGPRFLVQRGCTYQEVEYRTAILPGCPSHADPHFTYPVALSCHCSTCNTHSDECAHKTSNAYTKCSKPVRHLYPEENNYIQAYWEQYE; encoded by the exons ATGTCTCCTGTGTATGTAGTTGGCATGCTAGGACTTTTGATGAAGGTAGCCATGCCTATGTGTGCTCCCACTGAGTACACCATTTACATCGAGAGGCAGGAATGCAATTACTGTGTGGCTGTCAACACCACCATCTGCATGGGCTTCTGTTTCTCCAGG GACAGTAATGTGAAGGAGTTGGTGGGTCCTCGTTTCCTGGTTCAGAGGGGCTGCACCTATCAGGAAGTAGAGTACCGGACGGCCATCTTGCCCGGCTGCCCTTCACATGCAGATCCTCACTTCACCTATCCGGTAGCACTTAGTTGCCACTGCAGCACCTGTAACACCCACAGTGATGAATGTGCCCACAAAACCAGCAACGCTTACACCAAATGCTCCAAACCTGTCCGTCATTTGTACCCCGAGGAGAACAACTACATCCAGGCATATTGGGAACAGTATGAATAA
- the slc25a55a gene encoding solute carrier family 25 member 55a gives MSQQISLPAKLINGGVAGIVGVTCVFPIDLAKTRLQNQRQGQQVYKSMVDCLIKTVRSEGYFGMYRGAAVNLTLVTPEKAIKLAANDFFRCKLSKDGRGLTVFREMLAGCAAGMCQVIITTPMEMLKIQLQDAGRLAAQQRKPGIIPATRLATTNAVLSRSYNVVPNASPRAISATQIARELLHTKGIQGLYKGLGATLLRDVPFSIVYFPLFANMNKLGKPSPDEAAPFYWSFISGCVAGSTAAVAVNPCDVIKTRLQSLSKGANEETYSGIIDCFSKIIKREGPSAFLKGAGCRALVIAPLFGIVQVMYFVGVGEFIMSQSPLKLISD, from the exons ATGTCTCAACAAATCAG CCTCCCTGCCAAACTGATTAATGGTGGCGTTGCTGGCATCGTTGGGGTCACTTGCGTGTTTCCCATCGATTTGGCCAAGACCAGACTCCAGAACCAGAGACAAGGCCAGCAAGTCTACAAGAGCAT GGTTGACTGCCTCATCAAAACAGTACGATCTGAGGGATACTTCGGCATGTATAGAG GTGCTGCGGTTAATCTCACACTTGTCACTCCTGAGAAGGCCATCAAACTGGCTGCTAATGACTTCTTCCGATGCAAACTCTCCAAAGATGG GAGAGGGCTGACTGTATTTAGAGAGATGTTGGCTGGATGTGCTGCTGGCATGTGCCAGGTTATCATCACTACTCCAATggagatgctgaaaattcagctacAGGATGCTGGGAGACTAG CTGCTCAACAGAGAAAACCAGGCATCATTCCTGCCACTAGACTGGCGACCACAAATGCGGTGTTGAGTCGTTCCTACAACGTGGTGCCCAACGCCTCACCCAGGGCCATATCTGCAACCCAGATCGCAAGAGAGTTACTGCACACTAAAGGCATTCAGGGGCTGTACAAAGGCCTTGGAGCAACTCTATTGAG AGATGTACCTTTCTCGATCGTCTACTTCCCTCTCTTTGCGAATATGAACAAGTTGGGTAAGCCTTCCCCTGATGAAGCTGCGCCATTTTATTGGTcgttcatctctggatgtgtcGCAGGCTCCACGGCTGCTGTTGCCGTTAACCCATGTGATG TGATTAAAACCAGGCTGCAGTCTCTAAGCAAAGGAGCCAACGAAGAAACCTACAGCGGCATAATTGACTGTTTCAG CAAAATCATAAAGCGAGAAGGCCCATCTGCCTTCTTGAAGGGCGCGGGCTGCAGGGCTCTCGTCATCGCGCCGCTGTTCGGTATCGTGCAGGTCATGTACTTCGTCGGCGTGGGCGAGTTTATCATGAGCCAGTCTCCTCTAAAGCTAATCTCTGACTGA